A section of the Oreochromis aureus strain Israel breed Guangdong linkage group 22, ZZ_aureus, whole genome shotgun sequence genome encodes:
- the LOC120435770 gene encoding fMet-Leu-Phe receptor-like, whose amino-acid sequence MFPNDSLPTNTVKLSKDDQETMVGISAIMDNVRTILFALTAVLGITGNSVVIWVAGFKFKPKVTNVWLVNLAIADLIFCFTRVFTLTEKLFFQHFSFGLFVCKLNAFFKHTNMFCSVFLLAVISLDRVLCVWQPVLTKRRRTLWAARVVAVCIWIAAMLFSIPYFIHHQVSLGKKNLSTCSLHPKEKGYNSTKVALYFIHFLCGFIFPFMVILVCYILAAVGIQRTRLSGKSRPLRILACLVIAFFLCWAPYHCLLLVKMVDSKSALLKIWYPVAEGVACFNSCVNPLLYFCMGLKVSEGFRQSLIRVYKRGLADDIDGQMTHSVDRSLD is encoded by the exons ATGTTTCCCAATGACTCTCTGCCCACCAACACAGTCAAGCTTTCTAAAGATGACCAGGAAACTATGGTGGGCATCAGTGCCATCATGGATAATGTCAGAACCATTCTCTTTGCACTGACTGCTGTGCTCGGCATCACAGGAAACTCTGTGGTCATCTGGGTGGCTGGATTCAAATTTAAG CCAAAGGTCACCAACGTGTGGCTGGTGAATCTGGCGATAGCAGACCTGATCTTCTGCTTCACACGAGTTTTCACTCTTACTGAGAAGCTCTTCTTTCAGCACTTTTCTTTCGGCCTCTTCGTCTGCAAGTTAAACGCCTTCTTCAAACACACCAACATGTTCTGCTCTGTCTTCCTGCTGGCTGTGATCAGTCTGGATCGAGTGCTTTGTGTCTGGCAACCTGTCCTCACAAAGCGTCGTCGCACCCTGTGGGCAGCGAGGGTGGTGGCAGTCTGTATCTGGATCGCAGCGATGCTCTTCAGCATTCCTTACTTCATCCATCACCAAGTCTCCCTGGGCAAGAAGAACCTGAGTACGTGCTCTCTGCATCCAAAAGAGAAGGGGTACAACAGCACCAAAGTTGCTCTCTACTTCATCCACTTCCTGTGCGGCTTCATATTTCCCTTCATGGTGATTCTGGTCTGTTACATCCTGGCTGCTGTGGGAATCCAACGCACTCGCCTGTCAGGGAAGTCCCGCCCTCTGCGTATACTAGCATGTTTGGTTATTGCCTTCTTCCTGTGCTGGGCGCCTTACCACTGCCTCTTACTGGTGAAGATGGTGGACAGTAAAAGCGCTCTGTTGAAAATCTGGTACCCTGTAGCAGAGGGTGTTGCCTGCTTCAACAGCTGTGTGAACCCGCTGTTATACTTCTGCATGGGGCTAAAAGTCAGTGAGGGATTTAGACAGAGTCTGATAAGAGTTTATAAAAGAGGCCTGGCAGATGACATAGACGGCCAGATGACTCACTCCGTTGATCGCTCTTTGGATTAA